The following proteins are co-located in the Deinococcus depolymerans genome:
- the topA gene encoding type I DNA topoisomerase, producing the protein MATLVIVESPAKARKIAGYLGRDYVVRASLGHVRDLPGSKGEIPERYRAEPWAALGVNPETFAPIYVVPAGKRATVKELQQLAARADRVLFASDMDREGEAISYHLSRLLKIDQPTRMVFTEITAEALQAALQRTRPLDLHLVAAQEARRVIDRLVGYGVSPLLWGSVGGGLSAGRVQSAALMLLSQREMARMRFRPATFWSIRADVLTRPKFTATVTQVRSSEHPQGLPVARAGDYTQDGVLKGGVRVLEMTDEQARALSAYLDGREASVTHVEVTETRSRPAPPFITSTLQQAGGRLNLSAKQVMDTAQRLYEGGYITYMRTDSPALSDEALTEARREATRLFGPAAVPAQPRQYATRNKNAQEAHEAIRPSGTTWRPPDTVGLGGDELAVYTLIYQRTVASQMNDAVFDRTVVTLTCGAATLSAQGRVLKEAGYLQLLQEEDEEKDDQRLPALQVGQQVPLKARPPEGKKTSAPTRYSEATLVQAMEKAGIGRPSTYAQTLATLQTRGYVRLTGRHLSVTAVGLLVATYLARQVPEVMRGDFTATMEAGLDDVAAGGTTRVAYLTRFWTQGLAPTIRRASRDAPSLPLPHLEATRLRATGSGPHLVRGGQSVPLPTEVIPAELDDAQADAVMQGTWVPRKPRPAREKRAADDGTSRKRKPAGPGGSRSRGDESGR; encoded by the coding sequence ATGGCCACCCTCGTGATCGTCGAAAGTCCTGCCAAGGCCCGCAAGATCGCCGGGTACCTCGGGCGGGACTACGTGGTGCGCGCCTCGCTCGGGCACGTGCGCGACCTGCCGGGCTCGAAAGGCGAGATTCCCGAGCGGTACCGCGCCGAACCCTGGGCGGCGCTGGGTGTGAATCCCGAGACCTTCGCGCCCATCTACGTCGTGCCGGCCGGTAAGCGGGCCACCGTGAAGGAACTCCAGCAGCTCGCGGCACGGGCCGACCGGGTGCTGTTCGCGTCGGACATGGACCGCGAGGGCGAGGCGATCTCATACCACCTCAGCCGCCTGCTGAAGATCGATCAGCCCACCCGCATGGTCTTCACCGAGATCACCGCTGAGGCCCTTCAGGCGGCGCTGCAGAGGACGAGGCCGCTGGACCTGCACCTCGTGGCGGCGCAGGAGGCCCGCCGGGTCATCGACCGGCTGGTGGGGTACGGGGTCAGTCCGCTGCTGTGGGGCAGCGTGGGCGGCGGGCTCAGCGCGGGGCGCGTGCAGAGCGCGGCGCTGATGCTGCTGTCTCAGCGGGAGATGGCCCGCATGCGCTTCAGGCCCGCGACGTTCTGGTCGATCCGCGCGGACGTCCTGACCCGCCCGAAGTTCACGGCAACCGTCACGCAGGTCCGCAGCAGCGAGCACCCGCAGGGCCTGCCGGTCGCGCGGGCAGGCGACTACACCCAGGACGGCGTGCTGAAGGGCGGCGTGCGGGTGCTGGAGATGACGGACGAACAGGCCCGCGCCCTGAGCGCCTACCTGGACGGCCGGGAAGCCAGTGTGACGCACGTGGAGGTGACCGAGACCCGCTCACGGCCCGCACCGCCGTTCATCACCAGCACCCTGCAGCAGGCGGGCGGGCGGCTCAACCTCAGCGCCAAACAGGTCATGGACACCGCGCAGCGGCTGTACGAGGGCGGGTACATCACCTACATGCGCACCGATTCCCCGGCCCTGTCGGACGAGGCGCTGACCGAGGCGCGGCGGGAAGCCACGCGCCTCTTCGGCCCGGCGGCCGTGCCCGCACAGCCCCGGCAGTACGCGACCCGGAACAAGAATGCGCAGGAGGCCCACGAGGCGATCCGCCCGTCCGGGACGACCTGGCGCCCCCCGGACACCGTGGGACTGGGCGGGGACGAGCTGGCGGTGTACACCCTGATCTACCAGCGCACCGTGGCGTCCCAGATGAATGATGCGGTGTTCGACAGGACGGTGGTGACCCTGACCTGCGGCGCGGCCACCCTGAGCGCCCAGGGGCGGGTGCTGAAGGAGGCGGGGTACCTGCAACTCCTGCAGGAGGAGGACGAGGAGAAGGACGATCAGCGCCTCCCGGCCCTCCAGGTGGGGCAGCAGGTGCCACTCAAGGCCAGACCGCCGGAGGGGAAGAAGACGTCCGCCCCGACGCGGTACTCCGAGGCGACGCTGGTGCAGGCGATGGAGAAGGCGGGAATCGGGCGGCCGAGCACGTACGCGCAGACGCTCGCGACCCTCCAGACGCGCGGGTACGTCCGCCTGACCGGCCGGCACCTGTCCGTGACGGCGGTGGGGCTGCTGGTGGCGACGTACCTGGCGCGGCAGGTGCCGGAGGTGATGCGTGGGGACTTCACGGCGACCATGGAGGCCGGGCTGGACGACGTGGCGGCCGGGGGAACGACGCGCGTGGCGTACCTGACGCGCTTCTGGACCCAGGGGCTGGCGCCGACGATCCGGCGGGCGTCGCGGGACGCGCCGAGTCTGCCGCTGCCTCACCTGGAGGCCACGCGGCTCCGCGCGACGGGCAGTGGACCGCATCTGGTCCGCGGGGGGCAGAGCGTCCCGCTGCCCACGGAGGTCATTCCTGCAGAGCTGGATGACGCGCAGGCGGACGCGGTCATGCAGGGGACCTGGGTCCCGAGGAAGCCCCGGCCGGCCCGTGAGAAGCGCGCTGCGGACGACGGAACCTCGCGCAAACGTAAGCCGGCCGGGCCCGGCGGGTCCCGCTCCCGCGGGGACGAGAGCGGCAGGTGA
- a CDS encoding AIM24 family protein — MTQLQPGEKRNLSEFISGSRLRVQVSHDLAQGDVSVFGLNHERQLRDDRYFVFYNQLQSPAGEVTLQLDGSLATFDLDLAALPPGIERLVFVISHDQSPMSRLGQLRLALQDPQGAERATVVLRGSLFTAERALMIAELYRHSGEWRVGSVAQGFQGGLDSLLGYFGGQVADPTVAPPAATVPPAPAPPPVTPPSPAPPAPAQPAPVPPAPAGTGQGTSVADFLRGSAEQDRPGHVFELESSKMLEVKVNGRVWSKIGAMVAYRGRLEFQRASTLRDLMGGVRSGGGMGALLGAAMRLGSGEMGPLVSIQGQGVCYLADQGKEISIIRLSGDTLNVNGKDLLAFEDTVTHEITMQRSVAGMVAGGLFSVQVRGHGLVAILSHGQPLTLRVTPQEPIFTDPNATIAWSEHLRPDLRVSQDLRSMLGRGGGETLQMAFQGDGFVVVQPYEETAAMELPTH, encoded by the coding sequence ATGACCCAGCTTCAACCCGGTGAGAAACGCAACCTGTCCGAATTCATCTCGGGTTCCCGCCTGCGCGTCCAGGTCAGCCACGACCTCGCGCAGGGCGACGTGAGCGTCTTCGGCCTGAACCACGAACGCCAGCTCCGGGACGACCGGTACTTCGTGTTCTACAACCAGCTTCAGAGTCCGGCAGGCGAGGTGACGTTGCAACTCGATGGGTCCCTCGCCACCTTCGACCTGGATCTCGCGGCCCTGCCGCCAGGCATCGAGCGACTGGTCTTCGTGATCTCGCACGACCAGTCACCCATGAGCCGCCTGGGGCAGTTGCGACTCGCCCTCCAGGACCCACAGGGCGCCGAGCGGGCCACCGTCGTGCTGCGCGGCAGTCTCTTCACCGCCGAACGCGCCCTGATGATCGCCGAACTGTACCGGCATTCCGGCGAGTGGCGCGTGGGCAGTGTGGCGCAGGGCTTCCAGGGCGGCCTGGACTCGCTGCTCGGGTATTTCGGCGGTCAGGTGGCGGACCCGACGGTCGCGCCGCCCGCCGCCACGGTCCCACCGGCACCCGCCCCACCGCCGGTCACGCCGCCCTCCCCTGCCCCGCCAGCGCCCGCCCAGCCGGCACCGGTCCCCCCCGCACCAGCCGGCACGGGGCAGGGCACCAGTGTCGCGGATTTCCTGCGCGGCAGCGCCGAGCAGGACCGCCCGGGCCACGTGTTCGAACTGGAATCCAGCAAGATGCTCGAGGTGAAAGTCAACGGCCGCGTCTGGAGCAAGATCGGTGCGATGGTCGCCTACCGGGGTCGCCTGGAATTCCAGCGGGCCAGCACCCTGCGCGACCTGATGGGCGGCGTGCGCTCCGGGGGCGGCATGGGCGCGCTGCTGGGCGCCGCCATGCGCCTGGGCAGCGGCGAGATGGGCCCCCTGGTGAGCATCCAGGGGCAGGGCGTGTGCTACCTCGCCGACCAGGGCAAGGAAATCTCGATCATCCGTCTGTCGGGAGACACCCTGAACGTCAACGGCAAGGACCTGCTCGCCTTCGAGGACACCGTGACCCACGAGATCACCATGCAGCGCTCCGTGGCGGGCATGGTGGCCGGCGGCCTGTTCAGCGTGCAGGTGCGCGGGCACGGCCTCGTGGCGATCCTCAGTCACGGCCAGCCCCTGACGTTGCGGGTCACGCCGCAGGAACCCATCTTCACCGACCCCAACGCCACCATCGCCTGGAGTGAACACCTGCGCCCGGACCTGCGGGTCAGCCAGGACCTGAGGTCCATGCTCGGACGGGGCGGCGGCGAAACCCTCCAGATGGCGTTCCAGGGAGACGGGTTCGTGGTCGTGCAGCCCTACGAGGAAACGGCCGCCATGGAGCTGCCGACCCACTGA